The Synergistaceae bacterium region TGACCGGGAGCGCAGCGGTTGCGGTCATGCAATGACGCTTGACAGGCCCCTGCATATAAAAGATGTCGACAGGCGTTTTCTCTCGGCCGATTTTACCGCCAAGGCATGTGACGGTACCCCCACAGACTGTGTCGTCCTGGCTATCGACATGCTGGGATTCAGACCTGAAATGGTCATTTCAGGCATAAACCAGGGCCCCAACCTTGGAGATGACCTAACTTACTCCGGGACGGTCTGTGCGGCTATGGAGGGAGTTATCTTCGGCATCCCGTCAATAGCCCTTTCCCTTGTTATGAGCTCCGGAGCTAAAAATATATTCAACGAGACGGCTGCAGATGTGTTAATGACGTTGCTTGACTGGGTGAAGGACAACCCCATTCCTTCCGGGGTGTTGTACAACGTCAATGTCCCCAATATGCCCCTTGACGCCATCAGGGGCACCCTAATCACAAGAAAGGGCGTCAGGCGTTATGTGGACAAGGTAAGGCCGGTAACGGCGCCTTCCGGTGCGAAAGCGTACTGGATAGGCGGGAACA contains the following coding sequences:
- the surE gene encoding 5'/3'-nucleotidase SurE; the protein is MDILLTNDDGVYSIGIQTAARHLTDAGHNVLLVAPDRERSGCGHAMTLDRPLHIKDVDRRFLSADFTAKACDGTPTDCVVLAIDMLGFRPEMVISGINQGPNLGDDLTYSGTVCAAMEGVIFGIPSIALSLVMSSGAKNIFNETAADVLMTLLDWVKDNPIPSGVLYNVNVPNMPLDAIRGTLITRKGVRRYVDKVRPVTAPSGAKAYWIGGNIEDDMTDGTDVWAVANDYVSITPVHMEMTSFETYMECKEAGMESFIEKMIQKKFPDLVDN